The Neisseria yangbaofengii genome contains a region encoding:
- a CDS encoding glycosyltransferase family protein, producing MERDCKTSPRIAFYSHDTMGLGHIRRNILLAQSALEAYPDAEVLLISGVRESGAFKLPKGADSVTLPTYFKTVQGEYIPRSLGKSVKRLTHIRKNIIHAALEAFKPDIMVVDNVPRGAMNELDNILPELASRGTHIVLGVRDIIDEPETVRSQWKKLQNIEIIRLYFSSIWVYGDPNLYNFADEYQIAPDIVEKLHYVGYLDQSRRMEVRGLRVGASEIESPFALCALGGGQDGFEVAQAFIQSTLPENWRGLLITGALMPEEQRARLHAMAKERPLQDIKVVDFVPEPLKIMREAECIISMGGYNTTTEILSFNKRALIVPRIKPRTEQWIRASRLAQNGIIECLHPDELSSDALSAFMQSAKPQADARTSLRFDGLDRVAAEIGTILKNH from the coding sequence ATGGAAAGAGACTGTAAAACCTCCCCCCGCATAGCCTTTTATTCACACGACACAATGGGCTTAGGACACATCCGCCGCAATATCCTGCTGGCGCAATCTGCCTTGGAAGCGTATCCCGATGCCGAAGTTTTATTGATTTCCGGCGTACGCGAATCCGGCGCATTCAAACTGCCCAAAGGCGCCGACAGCGTCACCCTGCCGACTTATTTCAAAACGGTGCAGGGCGAATATATTCCCCGTTCGCTGGGCAAAAGTGTCAAGCGTCTGACCCATATCCGCAAAAACATCATTCACGCTGCTTTAGAAGCTTTCAAACCCGACATCATGGTGGTCGACAACGTGCCGCGCGGTGCGATGAACGAGCTGGACAACATCCTGCCAGAGCTGGCCAGCCGCGGCACGCACATCGTATTAGGCGTGCGCGACATCATCGATGAACCGGAGACCGTACGCAGCCAATGGAAAAAACTGCAAAACATCGAAATCATCCGTCTGTATTTTTCAAGTATTTGGGTGTATGGCGACCCGAATCTCTACAACTTTGCCGACGAATACCAAATTGCGCCCGATATTGTTGAAAAACTGCACTATGTCGGCTATCTCGACCAAAGCCGCCGCATGGAAGTTCGCGGCCTGCGCGTCGGCGCTTCCGAAATCGAAAGCCCTTTTGCTTTGTGCGCTTTGGGCGGCGGGCAAGACGGTTTTGAAGTGGCACAAGCCTTTATCCAATCCACCCTGCCTGAAAATTGGCGCGGGCTGTTGATTACCGGCGCATTGATGCCGGAAGAGCAACGCGCCCGACTGCATGCCATGGCCAAAGAGCGGCCGCTGCAAGACATCAAAGTGGTCGATTTTGTGCCCGAGCCTTTGAAAATCATGCGCGAAGCGGAATGCATTATTTCAATGGGCGGCTACAACACCACCACCGAAATCCTGTCGTTCAACAAACGCGCACTGATTGTGCCGCGCATTAAGCCGCGCACCGAGCAATGGATACGCGCTTCTCGATTAGCGCAAAACGGCATCATTGAATGCCTGCATCCTGATGAGTTGAGTTCGGATGCTCTGAGTGCCTTTATGCAATCGGCGAAACCTCAAGCCGATGCCCGTACCAGCCTGCGCTTTGACGGCCTTGATCGCGTGGCGGCTGAAATCGGCACCATTCTTAAAAACCATTAG
- the arsB gene encoding ACR3 family arsenite efflux transporter, translating to MGIFERFLSIWVLLAIAAGVIIGTIFPQTIQYIALMEMAHINLPVAVLIWLMIYPMMIQIDWSAIKDAGQKPKGLMMTVVVNWLVKPFTMALIGWLFFRGLFAPWIDPQSAQEYIAGIILLGAAPCTAMVFIWSQLVKGDPNYTLVQVSVNDIIMIFAFAPIAGFLLGVSDISIPWQTLVYSMILYVLLPLLAGLSTRKILLNKSLPVDSFTVKLKPFSIFGLLLTVVLLFAFQAQTILSRPFIIVLIAIPLLVQTYGIFFLGYWAAKRLNLPHEIAAPACLIGTSNFFELAVAVAISLFGLHSGAALATVAGVLVEVPVMLSLVAWINRRNQSPAS from the coding sequence ATGGGTATTTTCGAACGATTTCTCAGTATCTGGGTGTTACTCGCCATTGCCGCCGGTGTCATCATCGGTACCATTTTTCCGCAGACCATTCAATACATTGCCTTGATGGAAATGGCACACATCAACTTACCTGTCGCCGTGTTGATTTGGCTGATGATTTATCCGATGATGATTCAAATCGATTGGTCAGCCATTAAAGATGCCGGTCAGAAACCGAAAGGTTTGATGATGACGGTCGTGGTAAACTGGCTGGTAAAACCCTTTACCATGGCGCTTATCGGTTGGCTGTTTTTCCGCGGGCTGTTTGCGCCTTGGATCGATCCGCAATCGGCTCAAGAATACATCGCCGGCATAATTTTGCTCGGTGCCGCACCCTGTACCGCCATGGTATTTATATGGTCACAACTGGTGAAAGGCGACCCGAATTACACGCTGGTGCAAGTCTCGGTTAATGACATTATTATGATTTTTGCCTTTGCACCCATTGCCGGATTTTTATTGGGCGTGAGCGACATCAGCATTCCTTGGCAAACCTTGGTTTACAGCATGATTTTATATGTGTTGCTGCCGCTTTTGGCCGGATTAAGCACGCGTAAAATCCTGCTGAACAAAAGCCTTCCGGTTGACTCGTTTACGGTCAAGCTCAAGCCTTTTTCTATCTTCGGCTTATTGCTGACCGTGGTGTTATTGTTCGCTTTTCAGGCGCAAACCATTTTAAGCCGGCCATTTATCATTGTGCTGATTGCCATTCCTTTGTTGGTACAAACCTACGGCATTTTCTTTCTCGGCTATTGGGCAGCCAAACGCCTGAATTTACCGCATGAAATTGCTGCTCCCGCCTGCCTGATCGGCACCAGTAATTTCTTTGAATTGGCTGTTGCAGTTGCCATTTCTTTATTCGGCCTACATTCCGGAGCCGCATTGGCTACGGTGGCCGGCGTATTGGTAGAAGTGCCGGTAATGCTGTCTTTAGTGGCTTGGATTAACCGCCGTAATCAATCGCCAGCTTCCTAA
- a CDS encoding glycosyltransferase, with amino-acid sequence MNPHTEHSATPLYVGYVLKRYPRFSETFVVNEILAHERENLKIDIFALGPVEETHFQDGISKVRAPVTRYDNKQYKPEAVWQLFQTAFKELPDFGKHLAEASCNVHELAQSIMLALQIKIRGIQHLHAHFGTQATTVARQAAIFAGISYTFTAHAKDIYFQYAESVELDKKMRDAAATVTVSDYNLAYLREQYGEDASNALRIYNGMDLGKFPYAEFGSRERHIVAVGRLVPKKGFDVLLDALALLKKQNVAFRCTLIGGGPLQAPLAEQIETLGLAGLVTMVGPMPQPDIIDLMKSANMVVAPCVISEDGDRDGLPTVLLESMALGTPVISTQVAGIPELVSDGLTGLCVPERDPQALADAVQRLLEDHDLCRTLAQNGRRLIEQEYDEDLNTVKLRALFTDAVARQSIANQGSKT; translated from the coding sequence ATGAATCCGCATACTGAACACTCCGCCACCCCACTTTACGTCGGCTACGTTTTGAAACGCTACCCACGCTTTTCCGAAACCTTTGTCGTGAATGAAATTTTGGCACACGAACGTGAAAACTTGAAAATCGACATTTTTGCCTTGGGGCCGGTTGAAGAAACCCATTTCCAAGACGGCATTTCCAAAGTGCGCGCACCGGTCACGCGTTACGACAACAAACAATACAAACCCGAAGCAGTATGGCAACTGTTTCAGACGGCCTTTAAAGAGTTGCCCGACTTTGGCAAACATTTAGCCGAAGCCAGCTGTAATGTGCATGAATTGGCACAAAGCATCATGTTGGCTTTGCAGATCAAGATACGCGGTATTCAGCACCTGCATGCCCACTTCGGTACCCAAGCCACCACCGTTGCCAGACAAGCTGCTATTTTTGCGGGCATCAGCTACACCTTTACCGCCCACGCCAAAGACATTTATTTCCAATATGCCGAATCTGTCGAGCTGGATAAGAAAATGCGCGATGCCGCCGCTACCGTGACCGTATCCGATTACAACTTGGCTTACTTGCGCGAGCAATACGGCGAAGATGCCTCTAACGCCCTGCGCATTTACAACGGCATGGATTTAGGCAAATTCCCTTACGCCGAATTCGGTTCACGCGAACGCCACATTGTCGCCGTCGGCCGCTTAGTGCCGAAAAAAGGTTTTGACGTTTTGCTGGATGCTTTGGCTTTGCTGAAAAAACAAAATGTCGCGTTCCGCTGCACCCTGATTGGCGGCGGTCCATTGCAAGCGCCTTTGGCCGAGCAAATCGAAACCTTGGGTTTGGCCGGTTTAGTCACCATGGTCGGCCCTATGCCGCAACCGGACATCATCGACTTGATGAAAAGTGCCAATATGGTGGTCGCACCTTGTGTCATCAGCGAAGACGGTGACCGCGACGGTTTACCGACCGTATTGCTCGAATCCATGGCTTTGGGTACGCCGGTGATTTCAACGCAAGTGGCCGGTATTCCGGAATTGGTTTCAGACGGCCTTACCGGTTTATGTGTGCCGGAACGCGATCCCCAAGCCTTAGCCGATGCCGTGCAGCGCTTGCTGGAAGACCATGATTTGTGCCGCACCTTGGCACAAAACGGCCGTCGGCTTATCGAGCAGGAATATGATGAAGACCTCAATACCGTCAAATTGCGTGCATTGTTTACCGATGCCGTTGCCCGACAATCTATCGCAAACCAAGGGAGCAAAACATGA
- a CDS encoding porin, which yields MNKTALTFLLSAAIALPAGAATVFESDETGTKIDFAGSARIKWETSADKATDVRKGETTKESKNHPITNNGSRFGFKAKQSLGNGDLYALGRVEWRFRGKDSNGVDRPSNHDFDHIYTRQLYGGIGHKRYGELTYGNQTLITDDVKQTDLANTLSLSDGLLASGARRSVQYKYENKDQGIKTGVFYGGRSPRGNDGLSETRKDIIGAGLIKTFKVNDGDEWNVAVGATRERYRQEEPADYIRTAYAFGTAYTFGDTTVGLDIERRIRKDEEEAGHKRTNDEIRTAVYHKLTGDWRAYGMYAYKTEKRDQVSSSDRKEKQHQFMVGTEYYLIPKGELIDVKTFAEVQTTRSKQYRNGELRTKERNYATVVGLRVSW from the coding sequence ATGAATAAAACGGCACTGACGTTTTTATTATCTGCCGCCATCGCCCTGCCGGCCGGTGCGGCGACGGTATTTGAAAGCGATGAAACCGGCACCAAAATCGATTTTGCCGGCTCTGCCCGTATCAAATGGGAAACCTCAGCCGATAAAGCAACCGATGTTCGCAAGGGCGAAACCACTAAAGAAAGTAAAAATCATCCGATTACCAACAACGGCTCGCGTTTCGGCTTTAAAGCCAAACAGTCTTTGGGTAATGGCGATCTTTATGCTTTAGGCCGTGTGGAGTGGCGCTTCCGCGGTAAAGACAGTAACGGCGTTGACCGTCCGTCTAACCATGATTTTGACCATATCTACACCCGCCAATTATACGGAGGAATCGGTCATAAACGTTATGGCGAACTGACATACGGCAACCAAACGTTGATTACGGATGATGTGAAGCAAACCGATTTGGCCAACACTTTGAGCCTGAGCGATGGCCTGTTGGCATCAGGTGCACGCCGTTCGGTTCAATATAAATATGAAAACAAAGATCAAGGTATCAAAACCGGTGTGTTTTACGGTGGCCGCAGTCCGCGTGGTAATGATGGTTTGAGCGAAACCCGTAAAGATATTATAGGTGCCGGTTTGATAAAAACATTTAAAGTCAATGATGGTGACGAATGGAATGTTGCCGTGGGTGCAACCCGCGAGCGTTACCGCCAAGAAGAGCCGGCGGACTATATCCGCACCGCTTATGCGTTCGGCACGGCGTATACATTTGGCGACACCACCGTTGGCCTCGACATCGAACGCCGTATCCGTAAGGACGAGGAGGAGGCAGGCCATAAACGCACCAACGATGAAATCCGTACTGCTGTTTACCACAAGTTAACCGGAGATTGGCGTGCTTACGGCATGTATGCCTACAAAACTGAAAAGCGTGACCAAGTGTCTTCTTCTGACCGCAAAGAGAAGCAACATCAATTTATGGTCGGCACGGAGTATTACTTGATTCCGAAAGGCGAATTGATTGATGTGAAGACTTTTGCCGAAGTGCAAACCACGCGTTCCAAGCAATATCGTAACGGTGAGTTACGCACCAAAGAACGCAATTACGCTACTGTAGTCGGTTTGCGTGTTTCTTGGTAA
- the smpB gene encoding SsrA-binding protein SmpB has protein sequence MSIANNKKAFHDYFIEDQIEAGLVLEGWEVKAIRAGRVQLKESYIYWKKDAFYLVGCHVTALPTASTHVKPDPVRPRKLLLNQAEINKLIGKTERAGYTIVPLNLHYNRGRIKMEIGLAKGKKQHDKRQSLKEADWKREKQRLMKVTR, from the coding sequence ATGAGTATTGCCAATAATAAAAAAGCCTTTCACGATTACTTTATCGAAGACCAAATTGAAGCCGGTTTGGTGCTGGAAGGGTGGGAAGTAAAAGCTATCCGTGCCGGCCGTGTGCAGCTCAAAGAAAGCTATATCTACTGGAAAAAAGACGCGTTTTATCTGGTCGGTTGCCACGTCACTGCCCTGCCGACCGCTTCGACCCACGTCAAACCGGATCCGGTCCGCCCGCGCAAATTACTGCTCAATCAAGCCGAGATTAACAAACTTATCGGCAAAACCGAACGTGCCGGTTACACCATCGTACCGCTTAATCTGCATTACAACCGCGGCCGCATCAAAATGGAAATCGGTTTGGCGAAGGGTAAAAAACAACACGACAAACGCCAAAGCCTGAAAGAAGCCGATTGGAAACGTGAGAAACAGCGCTTGATGAAGGTAACTCGTTAA
- a CDS encoding glycosyltransferase family 4 protein has translation MRVAYICADPGIPVFGTKGASVHVQEVIKGMLQKGLDVTLFAQRLDGDVPEELKNITIRRLDKLPKDSAEIRARAALDANNKLAAMLEAEAPFDIVYERYSLWSNAGMQFAKQHGCAGILEVNAPLIEEQKKHRELPLEDEAQAIAESVFANADAMIAVSPGVKQYLETFPKAQGRVHVVANGVSLERFAPAAAANASRLDRLHSNAPATIGFLGTLKPWHGLATLVEAWALLRAKKPQADLLIVGDGPEYESVKNRIDSLGLSDGVTFSGAVQPDEVPQWLGKMDIAVAPYPHMEHFYFSPLKIYEYMAAGIALVATRVGHLESVVSDGLNGVLVEAENPEAMAQCLHDLLDQPERLRQLGHNARLTAERSHSWLAVVNKILEIAAATGRLKNA, from the coding sequence ATGAGAGTAGCCTACATCTGCGCCGACCCCGGCATTCCCGTTTTCGGCACCAAAGGCGCTTCCGTACATGTACAGGAAGTGATTAAAGGCATGTTGCAAAAAGGGCTGGACGTGACCCTGTTTGCGCAACGCTTAGACGGCGATGTACCTGAAGAATTAAAAAACATCACCATCCGCCGCTTGGATAAATTACCGAAAGATTCCGCCGAAATCCGCGCCCGCGCCGCATTGGATGCCAATAACAAATTGGCCGCCATGCTGGAAGCGGAAGCTCCGTTCGACATAGTCTACGAGCGTTATTCACTGTGGAGCAATGCCGGTATGCAGTTTGCCAAACAACACGGCTGTGCAGGCATTTTGGAAGTGAACGCCCCTTTAATCGAAGAGCAGAAGAAGCACCGCGAATTGCCTTTGGAAGACGAAGCGCAAGCCATCGCCGAATCAGTGTTTGCCAATGCCGATGCCATGATTGCGGTGTCGCCGGGCGTAAAACAATATTTGGAAACCTTTCCTAAAGCACAAGGCCGCGTGCATGTGGTGGCCAACGGCGTGTCTTTGGAACGTTTCGCCCCTGCCGCTGCGGCAAATGCATCGCGTTTAGACCGCCTGCACAGCAATGCGCCCGCTACCATCGGCTTTTTGGGCACGCTCAAACCGTGGCACGGCTTGGCGACTTTGGTGGAAGCATGGGCTTTGTTGCGCGCGAAAAAACCGCAAGCCGACCTGCTGATTGTCGGCGACGGGCCTGAGTATGAATCGGTAAAAAACCGCATCGACAGCCTCGGCCTTTCAGACGGCGTGACCTTCAGTGGTGCGGTGCAGCCTGATGAAGTACCGCAATGGTTGGGAAAAATGGACATTGCCGTCGCACCTTATCCGCACATGGAACACTTCTATTTCTCTCCATTGAAAATTTACGAATACATGGCCGCCGGTATTGCGCTGGTAGCCACACGTGTCGGCCATTTGGAAAGCGTGGTTTCAGACGGCCTCAACGGCGTATTAGTCGAAGCGGAAAATCCTGAAGCCATGGCGCAATGTTTGCATGATTTGCTTGATCAGCCGGAACGCCTACGACAGCTCGGCCACAACGCCCGACTGACTGCCGAACGGTCGCACAGTTGGCTGGCTGTGGTAAACAAAATTTTAGAGATTGCCGCTGCTACAGGCCGTCTGAAAAACGCCTAA